A genomic segment from uncultured Erythrobacter sp. encodes:
- a CDS encoding tail fiber protein, translating to MAEPFLAEVRLASFVFPPKGWALCNGQLLPINQNQALFSLLGTTFGGDGRVNFALPDMRGRVPIHVGNGFTLGQAGGEAAHTLTMAELPQHNHFVAMTATDGNVVVPTGNQLGSFNNAYGAPSNTVPLAPATVTNVGGSQSHENRSPFLTLSYIIALQGIFPSPN from the coding sequence ATGGCTGAACCGTTTCTTGCCGAAGTCCGGCTCGCTAGCTTCGTTTTCCCGCCTAAAGGCTGGGCCCTGTGCAATGGCCAGTTGCTTCCGATCAATCAGAACCAGGCGCTGTTTTCGCTGCTTGGAACGACATTTGGCGGCGATGGGCGGGTGAACTTTGCCCTGCCCGATATGCGCGGGCGGGTGCCGATCCACGTGGGTAATGGGTTTACTCTGGGACAGGCGGGGGGTGAGGCAGCGCACACTCTGACGATGGCGGAACTGCCCCAACACAATCATTTTGTCGCAATGACGGCCACAGACGGGAACGTGGTGGTCCCGACCGGCAACCAGCTCGGCTCCTTCAATAACGCTTACGGCGCACCTTCGAACACCGTTCCGCTAGCGCCGGCGACGGTCACCAATGTGGGCGGTAGCCAGTCGCACGAGAACAGGTCGCCATTTCTCACACTAAGCTACATCATCGCCCTTCAGGGCATTTTTCCTTCGCCAAATTGA
- a CDS encoding tail fiber protein, which translates to MADPFVAEIRVVPFNFAPKGWAWCDGQILPLSQNTALFSLLGTTYGGDGKSTFALPDLQGSAAMCPGQGPGLSLRDLGEQGGSQTVTLLQSEMPAHAHTMQAISFPANASVASAGAAIARSVGGSAHAPTGGPAAVMAPEALAITGGSAPHNNMMPYLTMYFIIALQGVFPPRG; encoded by the coding sequence ATGGCTGATCCATTTGTCGCCGAAATTCGGGTCGTCCCCTTCAATTTTGCTCCGAAGGGATGGGCTTGGTGCGACGGTCAAATCTTGCCGCTGTCGCAGAACACCGCGCTGTTTTCGCTGCTCGGGACTACCTATGGTGGTGATGGCAAGTCGACCTTCGCGCTTCCCGACCTTCAGGGATCGGCGGCAATGTGTCCTGGTCAGGGGCCGGGCCTCAGTCTGCGTGACCTCGGCGAACAGGGCGGTTCCCAAACAGTGACACTGCTCCAGAGCGAGATGCCCGCACACGCGCACACAATGCAGGCCATAAGTTTTCCGGCAAATGCCTCGGTTGCGAGCGCCGGCGCGGCGATAGCGCGCAGCGTTGGCGGCTCGGCTCACGCGCCTACCGGCGGCCCTGCGGCGGTCATGGCACCGGAGGCGCTTGCCATCACTGGCGGCAGCGCTCCCCACAACAACATGATGCCCTATCTGACGATGTACTTCATCATCGCGCTTCAGGGCGTCTTCCCGCCGCGGGGTTAA
- a CDS encoding tail fiber protein: MAQPYVGEIRIFAGNFAPAGWAFCAGQLLPISENETLFQLIGTTYGGDGQSTFALPDLQGRLPIHQGNGYILAETGGVESVALSSQQIPAHTHAMVASTLTGTQNGATGNVLASGSSISVYRTGTPSAALASQTIAPTGGSQPHDNMLPFLCVNYIISLFGIFPSPT, from the coding sequence ATGGCCCAGCCCTATGTTGGCGAAATCAGGATCTTTGCAGGCAACTTCGCTCCGGCGGGGTGGGCCTTCTGTGCGGGACAGCTGCTGCCGATTTCCGAGAACGAAACACTTTTCCAGCTGATTGGCACTACTTATGGCGGGGATGGTCAGTCAACCTTTGCGTTGCCCGACCTGCAGGGGCGGCTCCCGATCCATCAGGGCAATGGCTACATCCTCGCTGAGACCGGCGGCGTGGAATCGGTGGCGCTCTCGTCACAACAGATCCCGGCGCATACGCATGCCATGGTTGCATCCACCTTAACTGGAACGCAGAACGGTGCCACGGGTAATGTCTTGGCCTCGGGGTCGAGCATTTCGGTTTATCGTACTGGCACACCGTCTGCTGCGCTAGCATCGCAGACGATTGCGCCCACCGGCGGCAGCCAGCCGCACGACAACATGCTGCCATTCCTTTGCGTCAACTACATCATTTCTCTCTTCGGGATTTTCCCGTCACCAACCTGA